The genomic stretch ACGAAAGTCCCTAACCTACTCATCAAACTAAAAGCCCCGGGTTCAAACATGTGGCTCGTTGGAGAGCTGGCGAAAATGCCAGGCAAGGACACGCTTGCTGAGGACATGGTTGGGGCCAGGAGATACATCAGCACGAAATTCATGATGGAACCAACAACAAGAGTTGAAAACACGAAATCCAGCTCGTTGAGGCCAAAATTCGGGCGCGAAGCCATGTCTCCTAAACAGCAAGCACTAACACCAACCAACTCTTCCATGAGGACTTTGAAAGGGAACTGCGGATCAGCAGCAACCCTCGATCTCCATCCATTGAGGAAAGCCCCGACAGGTCCAAAACTACCCGATGAAGGAGACTTGGATTCATCCGAATCCCCTCCACCGCTCCACCCTCCGTTTtcaccaccgccaccgccaccactACCTCGTCCAACGCCTATATCTCCGCCACCCCCAGCACATGGCAAATGAAATCTACTCTGTAGATCAAGACTCCCTATCGAATTTCCACGGCATTTCAACAATGGGAACGAGATAGAAGTGTTATCGGCGAATATCAGGGAAGAATCTCGACCACCGCTAGGGCGGCCGTAACTACCCGCAAGGGGTGAGAAGCGAAGCTGAGCCATCGCCGCCATCTTTTATCACTGTAAACAAAACAGATTAAGCAGATCACTCCTTCTAACCCTAAACTGATTCTGAAAAGCAGTAGAAACAAATCAAATCTCAAAGGTGACATAAGTTAACTAAACAAATCAAGCAAATTCAAGATCTTTAGGTGAAAATCAATGCGGATTATTAACATATAAAAGCGGAGATCATAAACTTTGATACctaaaaccctaatttacacatAAATGAAATCGATTATAAAATCTGATACATCACCAACTTAATTGAAGTGCAAAAGATTTAATAGACCAAAAAAAGTTTAATCTTTCGCAGTGATATCATAAGCATAGAGAAAACATTTTATGAATCATAACTAAGCAacaatcatcaataaaataatattgcaaCGTGCGAGAAAATGGGAATCATAGGAAATGAAGAAATGAACCTTGGATTTCGGCTGTTGAGAATCAGTGCATCACTTGTTGAGAGAGGTGAGCTGTCATGTTTTATATAGCGGCAGACAAATATTGGGCCCCTCTCACCTAATTCTAGCTCAATTTAAGAAGATAAATGGGCCTTTAGGCCCACTACTATTAAGgagtaaaaattaataaaatgcgATTGTGATGATTTAATGGAGGGtgaatttcatttatcaaaatgacaaaatgagttGTTAAATTGTGAATGAATTGAGTATTAATATGAATATAACTTGTATTTCTATAAATCATTATTAGGTGTGAACATTTAGATTTTGAATTGATTTTTGATCAattcaaatatattaaaaattagaattataagaaaatataaGCTGATTTGAAATAGTATGcgaaaaatcaatttttttataactaAATTCGAACtagttttaaaatttgaaatatctgaaaaatattccaaaatccaaaatatattttaatatatattaggATGAGATTATTAATTTGAACAAGATTATTAAATATCATTTGGATTTTAAATCAACTTCGAACCGGTGTACCATGACaaaatttctaattttgaagATAACAAATGTATTTTGATTAAAGTCATAAAAGACAAACCATTTATTTGACTGGAATTTCAATAATTGTTGGGTTCACACGAAATTTCAATAGATTGTCAACACGTCCCATGTGACTGTCACATTTTTATGCTGAGATTTAAGGATGATTTCGCATCCATTTTCCATTTATGAGTTGATACTAAGATACATCCATTCTTATTTGACCAATTTAGCTGAAATCAGGCATGATTTctaaaattatgatttataaatttttggaaaacaaaaattgaaatagtAGGTAGTTTGATGTAAATTTATAGATATATCTTGAATATCAGTTACAAATAATCAATTACAATATCTTATGAGGGATATTGTTATATCTAATTTTAGATGAATTACTAACAATTATTGCCAGCCCTGTGCACAATATAACTcgtgaattattttctttaaggaatttttttgttgaaactCTAACTTGATAAACCCGTCTTTTTTTTACTAATCAATGAATAAAACACATTtacttaataaaattatttaactcCTTTTGATACCAAAAACAGTACTACTAGAGATTTTGTTGCCTGGTGTTTTTATGGGAGCTATTGTGTTCATAATCATTAAATTGACATTTTGTAGGTGTATCATTGTTATTTGCCGTTTGTATCTATTGCAGGTTTGCAGTAATAGAATTTTAATTACGTGAATTTGAGCAGATGTATACTTGTTTCCATTTCTTAATCACAAAAGTAATATGGAAATGACATTGAAACCGAGATTGGTGGGCGCGGGAAAGTTACCAGAAACTGActttagaaaaatgaaaaatcaaatgGACAGTGATACTTtaccttaaaaataaaatcttgtAGTCTACTACTATATGCATATACATATAACAATAACTATTTAATACTCTATCAAGCTTAGATCACAAAGATCTACTGTCGTCTTATTGCATGAATTCGTTGGAAAACtgtatgaagaaaaaaaataaaaaaaaagttgccATCTTTGAGTATCAAACCCAAGACCGTAAATTCATTCAACAAGGTGATGAAATGGTTCATAGTTTCAATTGATATAATAGtcaattaaaacataaaatttggtcaattttttttatcaaacccCAAGAAAATTGAAAACGGAACACTCCATTAAACTAAGAGTTCCCTATTTTTTCTTAGCTATCACAAATGTGTACAAAACAATGTCTATACTCTATGAGGAGAGAAaagataaaaggaaaaaaatattaatgctCGCTTAAACGATCTCATTTTAAATATTGTTGAACGTCGCCAAATTCATTTTTGTGTATACGCATAAGTCAATTGAGAAAAATCGAAATTTCATAACCTGCAAAAATTCGGACAAActttatgatttaaataattattaggaTCATTTTACAGTTTAACTCCGCATACTACGTATCTTATGCTATCATTGCATTGCATGCTCTCGTTCAgttactatttatttttgttacaaTATTTATTATGAGCATTAgtgcaatttaaaaaaaatcaaatcttgatTCATTTATTAATCAACgtataaataaataagtaacATTAAATATACATCAAACGAGAAATAGTATAATGTTATATTTTGTCCACTGTCGCAATCCACTTACTTAAAATCACTGAATATAGAGCATAAGTTTCCATTATTTATTATCCCACGCTTTGGAATTTATTGAGTTTACTCACAAAGACTTTCTATTTGTCTTTGCTCGACACCAAAATGGAGCAGCAGCGAGAAGATGATGCAGCAGCAGCTAAAGATGGAAAACAAGCAATGAAAATGAAGAAGGGGCATCTAGCTCCGGCTCTCAAGCTCTCCCTCCCTCCTCCCGACGAagcttctctctctaaattcgtGTGCGCACTTGCTACTACTGTTGTCTGTGGAGATGATTGGTGAATTGCGCgtttgattttgggattaattgtTGGTTTTTTGAATGATAGGACGGGATCTGGGGCGATGAAGGGTGGTGATTTGTTGGTGAACAAAGATGGAGTGCAGCTTGTGTCTGAGAATGAATTTCAAGCTGTATGTATCtttgtttaattgaatgatGATTTTGTTTCAGTTGCTTTTTTTGATTTGGGATTTAGGTTGGAATGTTGGAAATTTTAGGTTTTTATGAATGAATCGTTAGT from Salvia splendens isolate huo1 chromosome 4, SspV2, whole genome shotgun sequence encodes the following:
- the LOC121800025 gene encoding protein RETICULATA-RELATED 3, chloroplastic-like; the protein is MAAMAQLRFSPLAGSYGRPSGGRDSSLIFADNTSISFPLLKCRGNSIGSLDLQSRFHLPCAGGGGDIGVGRGSGGGGGGENGGWSGGGDSDESKSPSSGSFGPVGAFLNGWRSRVAADPQFPFKVLMEELVGVSACCLGDMASRPNFGLNELDFVFSTLVVGSIMNFVLMYLLAPTMSSASVSLPGIFASSPTSHMFEPGAFSLMSRLGTFVYKGTLFAGVGFAAGLFGTALSNGLIKMRKKMDPTFETPNKAPPTVLNAITWAIHMGVSSNLRYQTLNGIEFLLAKGVPPAVFKTSVVGLRCLNNILGGMSFVVLARLTGSQSVDGGKGDESEKLVSETESDEFLVRESASK